CCACCAAGTGGGAACCCTTTTCCCGGGAGGGTTTACGGTTAAAAAGGAGGGGGATAAGTACACTTGCCCGGTGAAAGATAATAACGATAATAATCCGTTAGCGGTATGTCCTTTTTGCATTGCCGAGCAGGATGAAGAGGTTTAATATTTATTTTACAAAGGATTATTCCACTAACGATTTTTCCTAAACCATTCCACAGAATCTTCCAGTGAATCTTTAATGGGGCGAGGATTGTAACCTAGATCTTTCCGGGCTTTTAAATTACTTATATCACAATTACTTACCAATACTTCGGCTGAATAACTGGTGAAGAGTGGTTTGCTTTTACGGTTCCGGTAATACAGTGGAGCTAATTTCCCGGCGGCAACAGCCATCCAATGGGGAAATTTTAGCCAGGGGCGTTTTACTCTGGTGATTTCTTCCAGTACATCCATTAATTCAAGTACTGTGATCTTTTCACCGGACAATATGTAACTTTCACCTGCTTTTCCCCTTTTACAGGCCAAAATAAGCCCATTTGCCACATCCCTCACATCCACAAAGTCATAGGCTCCGTCAATGTATGCCTTTAAATCTCCTTTCATATAATTCAGGATCAATTGGCCCATTTGGGATACATTGTAGTCACAGGGGCCTATTATCCCACTGGGGCAGACGATCACTCCATCAAGACCTTTTTTCACTCCTTCTAAGACTTCCAGTGATGCCAGGGCTTTGGTTCGATCATAACCTCCCCTGGAATATTCAGGCTGGTAATGGCAGTTCTCATCAATCCGAGTCACATGTGGTGGTTCCATTAGGGCGTGAACTGAACTGGTGTAAATTAGGAGATCAACATCACTCCTGAGGCAGGCTTCCACCACATTACGGGTTCATTCCACGTTAAAACGGTAGAGAAGCTCATCCTGTCCAAGCATTATGGAGATAATTCCTGCTAGATGGAATGCCACATCTACACCATCAAATGCGGGTAAAATGGAATCAAAATCAGTTATATCTCCAGTAATGCTTTCCACATCTAGTCCAGAGAGGGATGTGATGTCATCTCTGGGAATGGTCAAAACTCTAACATCCCCTCCACGCCTAATTAGTTTATTCACCAGAACGTTTCCAATGTGTCCAGTGGCACCAGTAACTAAAATCATGCTTGGCCCCCAAATTTTATATCATTTATTAATTTACAAACAATCTTAATGAATTTATTTAATTTACCTATTTAAGAGTTGGGGCTTTAAATTGGTCAGATTTAGAATTTAACATCCATTTATAGGGATAATAAATTTTGGTAAAAATAAACCTAAAATAGAAAATTATACATGAATTGGACAGTTCAATGATTTAAAATTAGACAGTAAGTGTTATTTGGTGAATCTTTGCATTACTTCACGGGCAGACTTGGTCTTCACCAGAATAGAAACCTTCATACCCTTTTTCAGAACTATGTCTGGTTTTGGAATGGTTATATCTCCGTTTTCATACACTGCCACGATTATAAAGTCTTCGGTAGGGCTGATATCTCCCACTCTCTTGCCAACCACCTTCTCATTTTCCAGGTTAAAATCAAGTAGTTCGGCATCACCCTTCCCCATCACTACCAGGTCAGCGATTTTAGGTCTGATAATCAGTTTTTCCAGGTAACTGGCTGCGGTGATCTCGGGGCTGATAACCGAGTCAATACCAACCTTACGGAATGCCTCAGCATGACTGGGTTCACTTACCCTGGCAATTATTTTAGGAAGTTTGAACTCCCTCACCAGGATGCAGGCCAGAAGGTTAGCTTCATCATTTCCAGTGGCGGCCACAAAAACATCTGCACTGGACACATTAGCCTCTTCCAGAGTTTTGGTGTTGGTACCGTTACCACAAATCACCAGTGCATCCAGTTCTGCTGCAGCATTGGTGCATAAATTTTCATCATTTTCAATAAGAGTAACATCATGACCATCTGCAATCAAGAAAGAGGCCAGGTTCAAACCGACTCTTCCACCACCCATTACAACCACGTACATTTTGAAACACCTTTTAAGCAGCAATCAACATAATAATGACCATAATAATCGCACCAATCACCTTAAAGATTTAGTATTGAAAATGATAGTGCACCATATAGAATTAGTCGCTATCTATTAATAATTATATACAGTTTGCAGAATATCTTGAAACTAAAAGTGTTGGACCGGACTTAAAGATAGACCCTACTTTCCATATAAGTTTTCCGACAAATAGTAAAAACTTTATTTTAAGATTTTTCCCCATAATCATAGGGAAAAATCTAAATATCAATTGAAACTTGTTGGGTGAAGAATTAAGGATGTAAATGGAATTGGATACTGTATTAATGTAAAAATTAGGGAATGGTCTTTATTTCAATTGGATTAATTATCCAATTTGATTTTTAATTCTAAAAAATAGTATTTTATTCGAAAAAGAGTAGTAAGGGGGTGTTTAAAAAGTTATAAAAAATTTACTTAAACTGCCCCATGGGGTTGGTGTTGTTTTTTCAACACTATGGTACTGTCTGCGGAGTTTTTAAGGGCGATACTAAAACCAGGTTCTGCTCCAATAACCAGGGTTTCTTTCCCGTTTTCTTTGGCAATGTTGATCAGTGGTAAAAAGTCAGTGTTCCTGGTCATCAGGGCCACCACATCCACGTTGGGGTTGTGTATGGCTTCAAAGGCTTCAACTGCCATTTGAACATCTATGTCTCCGGCTACAATAATAGGGGATAAACCCTGGTTAACAATGGCTTCAATAAGTTTATCTGATGCATACTGGTTTAGGAAAACCTTCCCCACCTTTATTTTCCCGTAATCTGCAAGTATTTCTTGTACTACGTCCAGATCAAAGTTGAATTCCTTTCGTAGCATGTTAGGCCCATCAATTAATAAAGCAACACTTTTAACATGAGATTCTCCCATTCGAGGGATGTATTCTTTAAATTTTTCGAGGTTACGCATTTTTCCTCCTGGTTCTATTCAATGATAAACACGAGCCAGTGTTTTAATATAATATTATTAATAATTTTATAGTTCTTATCATTATTCTTAAATGTTTGTTTTTTAAGCTTTTTAAACCATGCATGACATTGAATTCATATGGTTTCAGTCATAACGATTCTTGATATGGTCCTTTTAATTCTTTTGGAATTAATTAAGAACTAGTCTATTTTATTTAATCCCAATAATAAATAGCTATGCCCAAATTACACCCAAATATCTGATAAATCAAGAGAAATTTAAGCAGCCCTAAATATGCTGATTATCTTTTGGAATACTTTATTGGGTTAAATCTAGATTTTACTTATAAAAAAAGTTTAAAAAAAAGATTTCTCTGAAATTATTTCATTTTTATAACTGGAAACTGTACTTCGGTTAAAAGTTCGCTTTCCGGAACTTCTTGGGGATCGTTGAGGTACACTTCAGTCACTGGCCCTACAATATCGTAACCATTTTCAACAGCATAATCCACCACGGCATGTATAACTGGCCCAACCTTGGTATAAGGTCCTTTGTGAATAGCTGACAGAACCGTGTGTTCAGGGATTTCTTTGATACCTATTTTACCTTCGGCCACGGCATCTCCCTTAAATGAAAAACCAATCTCGTATCTCAAGTCTTCCTCAGCCACATCTTCGGGGCTGTTGTAGTAGGTTCCATAAACCCGGCCAGCCATTTCAAGCTTTTTTTCCATAATCCATTGTCCTACTTCCTGTATGTATTCAGGAATCTTATCATAAGTTCCACTGTGTGGAATGTAAGCCACTTTGGCTTCTTCAATTCTTTTTTCTATTACTTCCATGGTTCCACCATAACCTTAGATTTGTTTTTCATTTGGTACATATTTTATTGATTGTTAAATGATCATCATTTCCCGAAACCTTTATATATGAACTTCACCAACTATTCATAACTTTCAGTAAGTACTGAAAATTAAGAAAATAGTAAAAGTTTTTAAATGGGGTTTAGAAAATGAATGAAATTCTAGAAACAATTAAAACCAGAAGAAGTGTTCGTAAATATCAAGATAAGCAGATTAAAGATGAAGAACTGGAAAAAATCTTAGAATCAGCCATATACGCGCCTAACGGGGCCAATACTCAATCCTGGCATTTTACAGTAATTCAGAATAAAGAGCTGATAAACCAGATCAATGAAGGGGCTAAAGAAGTGATGAAA
This DNA window, taken from Methanobacterium subterraneum, encodes the following:
- a CDS encoding potassium channel family protein: MYVVVMGGGRVGLNLASFLIADGHDVTLIENDENLCTNAAAELDALVICGNGTNTKTLEEANVSSADVFVAATGNDEANLLACILVREFKLPKIIARVSEPSHAEAFRKVGIDSVISPEITAASYLEKLIIRPKIADLVVMGKGDAELLDFNLENEKVVGKRVGDISPTEDFIIVAVYENGDITIPKPDIVLKKGMKVSILVKTKSAREVMQRFTK
- a CDS encoding TIGR00288 family NYN domain-containing protein; its protein translation is MRNLEKFKEYIPRMGESHVKSVALLIDGPNMLRKEFNFDLDVVQEILADYGKIKVGKVFLNQYASDKLIEAIVNQGLSPIIVAGDIDVQMAVEAFEAIHNPNVDVVALMTRNTDFLPLINIAKENGKETLVIGAEPGFSIALKNSADSTIVLKKQHQPHGAV
- a CDS encoding GyrI-like domain-containing protein; translated protein: MEVIEKRIEEAKVAYIPHSGTYDKIPEYIQEVGQWIMEKKLEMAGRVYGTYYNSPEDVAEEDLRYEIGFSFKGDAVAEGKIGIKEIPEHTVLSAIHKGPYTKVGPVIHAVVDYAVENGYDIVGPVTEVYLNDPQEVPESELLTEVQFPVIKMK